A stretch of Triticum aestivum cultivar Chinese Spring chromosome 1D, IWGSC CS RefSeq v2.1, whole genome shotgun sequence DNA encodes these proteins:
- the LOC123182093 gene encoding Bowman-Birk type proteinase inhibitor B5, with translation MKSTKLAAILILQAVLVMGILSHVNADYFPKCCNNCRSFSGVDVCDDAHPQCPKGCSACRVVTPSPHKTFRCADMKSTVDGTCGGPCKKH, from the exons ATGAAGAGCACCAAGCTCGCGGCGATCCTGATCCTCCAGGCCGTCCTGGTCATGGGGATCCTCTCACACGTGAACG CCGACTATTTCCCCAAGTGCTGCAACAACTGCAGGTCCTTCTCGGGGGTCGACGTCTGCGACGACGCCCACCCCCAGTGCCCCAAGGGCTGCTCGGCCTGCCGCGTGGTGACGCCGAGCCCTCACAAGACGTTCCGGTGCGCCGACATGAAGAGCACCGTCGATGGCACCTGCGGCGGGCCATGCAAGAAGCACTGA
- the LOC123170103 gene encoding uncharacterized protein, with translation MKSSTLVAILILQAVLVMGILSQANAEFPKCCDNCRFFSGAVVCDDAGPKCRDGCVNCRVVETSPKMTFRCADARGDDGTPCPPCKKY, from the exons ATGAAGAGTAGCACGCTCGTGGCGATCCTGATTCTCCAGGCCGTCCTGGTCATGGGAATCCTCTCACAGGCGAACG CCGAGTTCCCAAAATGCTGCGACAACTGCAGGTTCTTCTCGGGGGCCGTGGTCTGCGACGACGCCGGCCCCAAGTGCCGCGACGGCTGCGTGAACTGCCGCGTCGTGGAGACGAGCCCCAAGATGACGTTCCGGTGCGCCGATGCGCGCGGCGACGACGGCACGCCCTGCCCGCCCTGCAAGAAGTACTGA